Within the Pseudomonas oryzae genome, the region GACAGCGGATGGCGCTCCAGGGAGATGCGGTCGATGGCCGCCTCCACCGCCGAGTTGAGCAGCTCGACGATCAGCGCCAGCAGACACACGGCGACCAGGATCGCGCGCTCGCCGCGGCTGACGTCGAGCCAGAAGGCCAGCGGCACCAGTGCCGCGTTGAGCAGCACCAGCTGGCGGAAGGCGGCCTCGCCGGCAAAGGCGGTACGCAGGCCGTCCCAGGAATAGCCGGCGGCATTGACGATGCGCTTGAGGCCGGTACGGCCCTTGAAGGGAGAAAGCATGAACAGGCGTCCATTCGATTGCAGAGACGGCAGTCTGCCGCAGGCGTGCTGAAGAGAACGTTAAGCGCCTCTGCGCGCGGCAGCGGTCAGGCGGCCGGCATCGACTCCATCTGCTGCAGCAGCAGCGCGGCCTGGGTGCGGGTACGCACGCCGAGCTTGCGGAAGATGGCGGTGACGTGGGCCTTGACCGTGGCCTCGGAGACGTTCAGCTCGTAGGCGATCTGCTTGTTCAGCAGGCCCTCGCAGACCATGGTCAGCACGCGGAACTGCTGCGGGGTCAGGCTGGCCAGTCCCTCGCTGGCGGCGCGCACCTCATCGGACATGGCGGCGGCCTCCTCGAGCTGCGGCGGCCACCAGGCATCGCCGTCGAGCACCGCGCGCACCGCATCCTGGATGGTTTCCAGCGGACTGGACTTGGGGATGAAGCCGCTGGCGCCGAACTCGCGCGAGCGCTGCACCACGGCCGCCTCTTCCTGGGCAGAGACCATCACCACCGGAATCTGCGGGTACTGGCCACGCAACAGGACCAGGCCGGAGAAGCCGTAGGCGCCCGGCATGTTGAGGTCGAGCAGGACCAGATCCCAGTCGCGCTTCTCGTTGAGGCGTGCCTCCAGCTCGGCGATACTGGCCACCTCCACCAGATGGGCGTCCGCTCCGAGCCCCATGGTCAACGCCTGCTGCAGAGCGCTTCGGAACAACGGATGGTCGTCGGCAATCAGTATTTCGTAGGCGGCCATGATAAGTCCTGTTGTTGTTCTGAACGGGCGAGTCGCGAGCGGCGCTCAGGATGCCGAGCACACCCTACCCGGTCAAGATAAATACCCGGAAAACCCCTAGGGACTTGGTAGCGCGACAACGCCAGCGCTACACAAGTTCACTGATTCTACCCGTTCGCCAGCGTTTTTCGCCTTTTTTCTGAGGTCCCCCCTGCCATGCACCGCCAATCCCTGCGGGCCGATCTGCTGATGCTGCTCACCGCCCTGATCTGGGGTACCACCTTCGTCGCCCAGCGTCTGGGCATGAACGAGATCGGCCCGTTCCTCTATACCGGGCTGCGTTTCGCCCTCGGCGCGCTGGTACTGCTGCCGCTGCTGCTGCGCCGCCCGGCCGGCGCCGTGGTCGAGCCGCTGAACCGCAGCCTGCTGGCCGGCGGCGTCCTGCTCGGCCTGGCCCTGACGGTCGGCATCAACCTGCAGCAGGTCGGCCTGCTGTTCACCAGCGTGACCAACTCCGGCTTCATCACCGGCCTATACGTGATCATGGTGCCGCTGCTCGGCCTGCTGATCGGCCAGCGCGCCGGCCTCGGCACCTGGGTCGGCGCCAGCCTGGCGGTATTCGGCATGGCCCTGCTGAGCATCGGCCCGGATTTCCATATCGCCTCCGGCGACTGGCTGCAGCTGGCCGGTGCGGTGGTCTGGGGCGTGCACGTGCTGCTGGTCGGCGCCCTGGCCAGCCGCCACGACCCGCTGCGCATCGCCTTCCTGCAGTTCGCCACCTGCGCGGCGATCAGCCTGCTGCTGGCCGTGGCGTTCGAGGAGCTGCAGCTCGACGCCATCCTGCGCGCCGGCCCGGCGGTGCTGTACGGCGGAGTGATCGCCGTCGGCATCGGCTACACCCTGCAGGTGGTGGCGCAGAAGCACGCCATCGCCTCGCACGCGGCGATCATCCTGTCGCTGGAGGCAGTGTTCGCCGCCATCGCCGGCGCCCTGGTGCTCGACGAGTCGCTGTCGGCGCGCGGCTACCTGGGCTGTGTGCTGATGTTCGCCGGCATGCTCGCCGCCCAGCTGTGGCCCAAGCGCCGTGCGACGGTGGCCGCTCAGGGCTGAACGAAGGGGCGCAGGCGCTGGTGCGCCTCGCTCTGCTCGTCCAGCGGCAGCTGGCGCTTGAAGCTCAGGTAGCGCTCGCTGAACACGTCGAGGTAGGCATCCAGCGCTTCGGCGGCCTGGCGGTCGCCGGCCAGCTCCAGGCACAGCGCCGCCACCTCGGCGGTGCACAGGTGCTCGCCGCGGGTCGAGCGGCGCAGGCGATAGCGCGAGTGCTGCTCGGGGCTCAGGCTGAGCACCGGGAAGCGCTCCAGGTAGGGACTCTTGCGAAACATCTTGCGCGCCTCGGTCCAGGTGGCGTCGAGCAGGACGAACAGCGGGCGCTTGCCGCCGGCCGGCGCGACCGTCTGCACCACCCGCTCGGGCGCGGCGTATTCGGCGGGAAACACGATGTAAGGCTGCCACTGCGGA harbors:
- a CDS encoding diacylglycerol kinase, with product MLSPFKGRTGLKRIVNAAGYSWDGLRTAFAGEAAFRQLVLLNAALVPLAFWLDVSRGERAILVAVCLLALIVELLNSAVEAAIDRISLERHPLSKNAKDMGSAAQSVVLAMIALVWGIILLG
- the erdR gene encoding response regulator transcription factor ErdR, whose translation is MAAYEILIADDHPLFRSALQQALTMGLGADAHLVEVASIAELEARLNEKRDWDLVLLDLNMPGAYGFSGLVLLRGQYPQIPVVMVSAQEEAAVVQRSREFGASGFIPKSSPLETIQDAVRAVLDGDAWWPPQLEEAAAMSDEVRAASEGLASLTPQQFRVLTMVCEGLLNKQIAYELNVSEATVKAHVTAIFRKLGVRTRTQAALLLQQMESMPAA
- a CDS encoding DMT family transporter, producing MHRQSLRADLLMLLTALIWGTTFVAQRLGMNEIGPFLYTGLRFALGALVLLPLLLRRPAGAVVEPLNRSLLAGGVLLGLALTVGINLQQVGLLFTSVTNSGFITGLYVIMVPLLGLLIGQRAGLGTWVGASLAVFGMALLSIGPDFHIASGDWLQLAGAVVWGVHVLLVGALASRHDPLRIAFLQFATCAAISLLLAVAFEELQLDAILRAGPAVLYGGVIAVGIGYTLQVVAQKHAIASHAAIILSLEAVFAAIAGALVLDESLSARGYLGCVLMFAGMLAAQLWPKRRATVAAQG
- a CDS encoding tRNA-uridine aminocarboxypropyltransferase — its product is MSNSVARLRAERLARSAKPFVARGSRMPRCPDCRLALSHCLCAWRPQVAARSGVCLLMHDIEALKPSNTGWLIADLVADNSAFCWSRIEVDERLLALLDDPQWQPYIVFPAEYAAPERVVQTVAPAGGKRPLFVLLDATWTEARKMFRKSPYLERFPVLSLSPEQHSRYRLRRSTRGEHLCTAEVAALCLELAGDRQAAEALDAYLDVFSERYLSFKRQLPLDEQSEAHQRLRPFVQP